The segment TTCGGGGCCTCAGTAGTGGGTGTCGAGGCCTCAGTAGTGGGTGTCTGGGCCTCAGTAGTGGGTGTCTGGGCTTCAGTAGTGGGTGTCTGGGCCTCAGTAGTGGGTGTCTGGGCCTCAGTAGTGGGTGTCGGGGCCTCAGTTGTGGGTGTCGGGGCCTCAGTAGTGGGTTTCGGGGCCTCAGTAGTGGGTGTCGGGGCCTCAGTAGTGGGTGTCTGGGCCTCAGTAGTGGGTGTCTGGGCCTCAGTAGTGGGTGTCTGGGCCTCAGTAGTGGGTGTCGGGGCCTCAGTAGTGGGTGTCAGGGCCTCAGTAATGGGTGTCGGGGCCTCAGTAGTGGGTGTCGGGGCCTCAGTAGTGGGTGTCTGGGCCTCAGTAGTGGGTGTCTGGGCCCCAGTAGTGGGTGTCTGGGCCTCAGTAGTGGGTGTCTGGGCCTCAGTAGTGGGTGTCGGGGCCTCAGTAGTGGGTGTCGGGGCCTCAGTAGTGGGTGTCTGGGCCTCAGTAGTGGGTGTCGGGGCCTCAGTAGTGGGTGTCGGGGCCTCAGTAGTGGGTGTCTGGGCCTCAGTAGTGGGTGTCTGGGCCTCAGTAGTGGGTGTCTGGGCCTCAGTAGTGGGTGTCGGGGCCTCAGTAGTGGGTGTCAGGGCCTCAGTAATGGGTGTCGGGGCCTCAGTAGTGGGTGTCTGGGCCTCAGTAGTGGGTGTCTGGGCCTCAGTAGTGGGTGTCTGGGCCTCAGTAGTGGGTGTCGGGGCCTCAGTAGTGGGTGTCGGGGCCTCAGTAGTGGGTTTCGGGGCCTCAGTAGTGGGTGTCGGGGCCTCAGTAGTGGGTGTCTGGGCCTCAGTGGTGGGTGTCTGGGCCTCAGTAGTGGGTGTCTGGGCCTCAGTAGTGGGTGTCGGGGCCTCAGTAGTGGGTGTCAGGGCCTCAGTAATGGGTGTCGGGGCCTCAGTAGTGGGTGTCTGGGCCTCAGTAATGGGTGACGGGGCCTCAGTAGTGGGAGTCGGGGCCTCAGTAGTGGGTGTCGGGGCCTCAGTAGTGGGTGTCATGGCCTCAGTAGTGGGTGTCGGGGCCTCAGTAGTGGGTGTCAGGGCCTCAGGAATGGGTGGCAGGGCCTCAGTGATGGGTGTCAGGGCCTCAGTAGTGGGTGGCAGGGCCTCAGTAGTGGGTGTCGGGGCCTCAGTAGTGGGTGTCGGGGCCTCAGTAGTGGGTGTCGGGGCCTCAGTAGTGGGTGTCTGGGCCTCAGTAGTGGGTGTCTGGGCCTCAGTAGTGGGTGTCGGGGCCTCAGTAGTGGGTGTCTGGGCCTCAGTGATGGTTTTCGGGGCCTCAGTAGTGGTTGTCTGGGCCGCAGTAGTGGTTGTCTGGGCCTCAGTAGTGGGTGTCGGGGCCTCAGTAGTGGGTGTCGGGGCCTCAGTAGTGGGTGTCAGGGCCTCAGTAATGGGTGTCGGGGCCTCAGTAGTGGGTGTCGGGGCCTCAGTAGTGGGTGTCTGGGCCTCAGTAGTGGGTGTCTGGGCCTCAGTAGTGGGTGTCTGGGCCTCAGTAGTGGGTGTCTGGGCCTCAGTAGTGGGTGTCTGGGCCTCAGTAGTGGGTGTCGGGGCCTCAGTAGTGGGTTTCGGGGCCTCAGTAGTGGGTGTCGGGGCCTCAGTAGTGGGTGTCTGGGCCTCAGTAGTGGGTGTCTGGGCCTCAGTAGTGGGTGTCTGGGCCTCAGTAGTGGGTGTCTGGGCCTCAGTAGTGGGTGTCAGGGCCTCAGTAATGGGTGTCTGGGCCTCAGTAGTGGGTGTCTGGGCCTCAGTAGTGGGTGTCTGGGCCTCAGTAGTGGGTGTCTGGGCCTCAGTAGTGGGTGTCGGGGCCTCAGTAGTGGGTGTCTGGGCCTCAGTAGTGGGTGTCTGGGCCTCAGTAGTGGGTGTCTGGGCCTCAGTAGTGGGTGTCTGGGCCTCAGTAGTGGGTGTCTGGGCCTCAGTAGTGGGTGTCGGGGCCTCAGTAATGGGTGTCGGGGCCTCAGTAGTGGGAGTCGGGGCCTCAGTAATGGGTGTCGGGGCCTCAGTAGTGGGAGTCGGGGCCTCAGTAGTGGGTGTCAGGGCCTCAGGAGTGGGTGTCAGGGCCTCAGTAGTGGGTGTCGGGGCCTCAGTAGTGGGTGTCGGGGCCTCAGTAATGGGAGTCGGGGCCTCAGTAATGGGTGGCAGGGCCTCAGTAGTGGGTGTCTGGGCCTCAGTAATGGGTGTCGGGGCCTCAGTAGTGGGTGTCGGGGCCTCAGTAATGGGAGTCGGGGCCTCAGTAGTGGGTGTCGGGGCCTCAGTAGTGGGTGTCGGGGCCTCAGTAGTGGGTGTCAGGGCCTCAGTAGTGGGTGTCGGGGCCTCAGTAGTGGGTGTCGGGGCCTCAGTAGTGGGTGTCAGGGCCTCAGGAGTGGGTGTCAGGGCCTCAGTAATGGGTGTCAGGGCCTCAGTAGTGGGTGGCAGGGCCTCAGTAGTGGGTGTCGGGGCCTCAGTAGTGGGTGTCGGGGCCTCAGTAGTGGGTGTCTGGGCCTCAGGAGTGGGTGTCAGGGACTCAGTAGTTGGTGTCATGGCCTCAGTAGTGGGTGTCAGGGCAACAGTAGTGGGTGTCAGGGCAACAGGAGTGGGTGTCGAGGCCTCAGTAGTGGGTGTCTGGGCCTCAGTAGTGGGTGTCGGGGCTTCAGTGGTGGGTGTCGGGGCCTCAGTAATGGGTGTCGAGGCCTCAGTAGTGGGTGTCTGGGCCTCAGTAGTGGGTGTCGGCGCTTCAGTGGTGGGTGTCGGGGCCTCAGTAGTGGGTGTCGGGGCCTCAGTAGTGGTGATCTCGGCTTTAGGAGTCATGGTACAGGGGACCGTAGTTGTTATGAGCACCCTTTGAGTTGTCGTTGCAATTGCATCTGCTCCTATCGTGGTGGTTGGGGCAGCCTGGGCCTGTGAAACTGAAatttaacaaataaaaaataaaaagatgacAACAAAGTGTGTATTGCGAATGCAAATGTGTTGGTTGTGGATACATGACGTTATCAGAATTTAAACTAAACAACGCATTCTGATGTTATCATGGTATATTTTTTTAGATCAATAAGTGTCGCTTAAAAATTGAATAGAATGAAATATTAGCTAGTTGttgaagtttttgtgtgtgtttagtttttgtgaagattgttgtgtgtgtgttttgagaaGGAAATAAGACACTATTGTATTTTTAGAtaggttcaaaaacaaaatgcgATCGTGACGTAATTGGCACAAACATGATAGGACATtttaaagaagaaagaaagaaagaaagaaagaaagaaagaaagaaagaaagaaagatcgaaAACAAATACAAGACACAAATAcagaataaaagaaagagagaacgaacaaacgaagagcgaaagaagaaaaaaagaaaaaaaggcttCCGGTTGGTCTGTAATTTCATCAGACCGCTTTCTATGTGTCTAGCCTTTTTTCTTTGATTTCATCGATCATATGGTCTCATTGATACGTGAGCTGGTTGCAGACAGTTTCGTAAGTACTAGTTAGTTatagttatatgaagtcttatatcgcgcgcgtatctccagactcggactcaagtaCTCGGTTTCATCGATTGCAATACGATCTGACACATAGCCACTTCAGCAGTAGTTGAGGTTTATTTGTGTGATCAAAGCCAAAGGTCgtttcaaaatggcggccaatgTTGAACGAAATGCAAATGGGTGTCCACCAGTTTCTATACACCAGCGATCGTTGCCAGATTGGGATGAAGCGCCTTTCTCGGTTCTCTCGGCTCAGAGAGAGTAGGAGGGTTTAACTCTGTACTAGGTGCACACAAGATGGGATCACTTTGGAGATTATACCCAAAGACGGAACAAACAAGGGCCAAGTTATTCATAAAAGATATTACCCTGCGCAGGCGCACAGTGACGTGTCTCGACAAAAACCCGTTCGTGTTGCGAGGTGGAGAAGATGAGCGTGAGGTGAAAACCACCAAAGTGATCATCGGCAATATCCCGTTACCATTCAACACCAAGGACATAGAGGACACTATATACTGAAACTGGGCTGCAAGCTGCAGTCCAAGATGTGGATGGAGAGGGACAGAGATGATAGGGGAAAACTGACACTATGGCTGACGGATAGGCGTTTTGTCTACATTGAGGTACCCGAAAAAGACTTACCTCAACGTGTCAAGATTAGCATATTCGGTGACATTGTACCACCGGGAACAGAAGCTACGtcgacagcagcagcagagtgTTTGTGGGCGGTGCTTTCTGACGGGACACGACTCACGATCATGTCCCAACGACATTGTCTGTCGAGAGTGCAAGCAACTAGGTCACAAACAAGGAAACCCTCTCTGTAGAGCGATGACGGAAACCGGTTCGGACGCTGCGCACGGGGACAGGCAAGAAGGAGAGGTAGAAGACGACGCGGTATCCTGTGCCAGTGCCTTCCGCTCCAGAGACCCATCCCCATCCTCGGAGCGCTTCTTCGACaccacaccaacaccaacatccACACTGATAGAAACATCAACACCGGAACAGGGCAGACCGAGCAGAGCCGCGACGCAGTCAACCTTGCCTTTTAGGAGGTCGGGGTCAAATTCCAGCAAGAGGGCGAGAGCAAAGGATTCCCCTACCAATGACGCAGCAGTGACAAAAGTATCCCTATTGGACAACCAACCAGATGTGTCACGGGTCAAACGGGGTGGCTCACGTGCTAACTCAAACAACAGACAGAGTGAACTGGCGAAGGAGAAACCAGCGAACAACGCACCGCCCTAAGTGCAGCTACACTGAAAGTTGTGTTGTGCACGGTTACTGGCCTTGGAAGGTCCCACGGACTATGATTCTTGGATAGCGATAGAAACGTGATGTTTATTCTCTATAAACGATAGGCAGACAACGGACAGGTGAACATTCGCGGGCTGAGAAATAGAATAAAACGACGAACTTTCTTTTATAATATGAGAAAAATGAAATGGGATGTTATTTGCGTTCAAGAAACTTATATAACTGAGGATGATATTAAGTGCTGGGAGAAAGAATGGGGTGGCAAGATGTTTGCATCGCCTGGAAGTAAGCACAGCCTGGGGCAGATCATTCTTTCAAACGAGAAATGTCCGTATGATGCGAAGGTTGTAGATCACTTAAAACGATTTTTAAGTATCGAAGTACAGTTGGAAGAAAGCAAGTTATTTCTGGTAAATGTGTATGCGCCAAATGATTCGGCGGAAAAGCAACTAGCGTTTTTTGAGTTGGTGAAAAAGAGTGTGAGCGAGAACGACTGTGAACGCAAGGTTAtctgtggtgattttaattggGTGTTGGATAATGAATTGGATATTATTAGTGGGGAGAAGCATTATGTTAGAgatgttgtttgtttgaatgaTATGATGTGATGATAGAAAGTGAAATGAATGATGTCTGGCGACTTAACCATGCAGAAGAAAAACAGTATACATGGAGCAGAACATTAAaacggccttggtcaataaatatgaaacaaaagacgatatgctccccctcggaccgacaaaaaagctggtctgtcaacaaaccaccaaacatcgtttttgtcatcattttggtagtgagaaagtaagtgcacaatcaacccagggagccatgctttgaaacacgggttccgtgctgataaccacacgagtcccggtttgataaccactggcaatcaaagctggcgtgtgaaagcaactttctgtgtttttgagttcattaaatgttgggatgaatatgtcaggtttgaggatgcacagttctgtaggttcatctcggtattccaccccctcggctttctggaagcgacgtttggtcaaaggtcacagaagatttgcgtcgtacagcgaaggaaagaatcgcgatcttgtttccgactcagtacctctctgtttttcattagacctgtcattctgcttgctcagCTTTGTTGGATGTTTGCATTATCTTGTTgcttttttctttgcttttatcattgtttcttatttgtgcttcgttgatcgatacaacgtcttgtgcacgggtcaaaatgtgtgtgtcaggggtcgttttacttgaacttgacgttcgtgtttctccgaacgtctgtgtatcgaaacacagatacacgcactccatgactctgtaagaagacacaacttatcgctaggtttcatttgtttttgatgaatgtatgacctttcatgaagtagttttgttttttgtttacttttgccagtttgccagttcgtttttggaactttgcaaagcagtgtcgtgtcgtctgtttaggtctggggaaacaccaatgaagagagccgaagaatccccgagcatttctattgggtttgcttttgattatccatgtataacctgcttcctgcaactatggtaaccggggatttattgcctggggaacatgagatttatttcccaggtgcttgtgaatgaaaactcgtgaaaatgatgagaATTCCATTTATCGccagagtttgtttgtttgtttgttttgcttaacgcccagccgaccacgaaggtggtgctgctttgacatataacgtgctgcggtgctgctttgacatataacgtgcgccacacacaagacagaagtcgcagcacaggcttcatgtctcacccagtcacattattctgacaccggaccaaccagtcctagcactaaccccataataccagacgccaggcggagcagccactagattgccaattttaaagtcttaggtatgacccggccggggttcgaacccactacctcccgatcacggggcggacgccttaccactaggccaaccgtgccggtcttgtCGCCAGAGACTTGATTATATTTTTGTAAATGATGTAGTGTATGACAATGTTTTTGATTGTCAAATATATTCAATTATACAAAGTGACCACAGAATGGTCGGTATAAAATATTATACTACACATAGAAAGCGTGGTCCTTCTTTTGGGAAGTTTAATGATAGTTTGTTAATTGATGGCATGTTTGTTGATGTAATGAACGGTTTTATTGATGGATATAAGAATGAATATGGTGATATAGATCCGCGCTTAAAGTGGGATCTGTGCAAAGTTCAGATCAAGGATGTTTTGTTTAGATtattgtaaaaagaaaaaacagcAGACGATTGATGATAATAAAATGGTGCAGGATAGactgaaagaattagaaaaaAGTTATCAGTTGATCCATGTAACGAACAAGTTTTAAAAGAGCGGGAGGGCTTGAAACATCGactggaattttttttatataaagcAAGCCAAAAGTACCCAGGTGAGATCACAGGTAAAATTTATTGAAGAGGGTGAAAAGAATACCAAATATTTTTAAACCTGGAGAAATCAAATGCAAATTGTAAAATAATGGATCGATTAGTTTCCGATAACGGGATTGATGTAACCAAGCAAAACGAAATTATGCAAgaacaaataaaacattttgaaaCTGTTTTTGAGAGAAAATGTGGTTTTGATGAAAGATAAGCAGAAGCATTTGTTTCAACATCCGTCATACCGCAATTATCTGAAGATATTAGGCAATTGCTCGAGCAGGATTTATGTGAAAAAGAGTTGCGCGTTAAGCAAATTAAATAACGGATCGTGTCCCCTGGATTGGACAACCAGATTTATTAAATTCTTTTGGTTAAGATTGAACAAGATGATTTCAGATTCATTTCAAAGTGCCTATTTAAATGGTGAGATGTCTTTTACACAGAAAAAGCAATAATAACATTGATTCCAAAAGAGAAAGAGTTACCCAGAGATCATTTGAAAAACTGGAGACCTGTTTCATTAACGTTGGgttcattaaaggcacagtgcgcctcccgtaaaccatcacagatactgtcaggcttttacacacagtacaaacacccttccatttgaacgctcaccaaacgggaacatcctaggtgccctacgtaaagagcgagcaattttcaaagaattaattttgcggattgtctcagtagacaatcggaccgtggtgcgttttggcgctagacctaacttttaaaatctaaataataaattgacagcttgttacacaaacattcttaaatcataaaagaattcttttttcatcaagacaagatcagtacaattcgaagttttgaaagtttgaaaaaagaaaagcccggaagcagggtcacgcaaggccgtggttctcgtagcagacgacggtttatgcctatcaccagttcctctgaacagtcaaaagccatcgcgagagttcttgtgaaccacagccgtttgtttcgtgcatagtcagaggtacataataacgtgctattgcagataagctcacagcgagtcccattcaaattactaactgacgactgcattgtgaaaaagggaaactggatcacacgggttcacgatggctcaggggtaagataaaccacgcaaaaataaattctttgaaaattgctcgctcttggCGGAGGGTACcttggatgttctcaagcggtgagtgtttaaatgtgtgtaaaagcctgacagtatctgtgatggtttacgggaggcttactgtgcctttgaaGGAAGAAAATCCAGTAACATTCTTAGAATGATAGATGATGTTATAAGTTTTATGGACGATTATGCTAAACCTGGCATGTTATTTAGTCTCGATCTTGCAGCtgcctttgatttttttttttttttaatttttttttttgttttgcttaacgcccagtcgaccacgaagggccatatcagggcggtgctgctttgacatatatcgtgcgccacacacaagacagaagtcgcagcacaggcttcatgtctcacccagtcacattattctgacaccggaccaaccagtcctagcactaaccccataatgccagacgccaggcggagcagccactagattgtcaattttaaagtcttaggtatgacccggccgggtgcCTTTGACTCGGTTTCAAAAGAATATAATTATGACCTGGACTTTTAAGAAATTTGGTTTCGGAGAACACTGGCTTATAGGTAAATGTAAAGAGGGATAAGAGAAAACACTGTATATATTATACCTGAGTGCGTTAAATATTGTTTAGGTGAATTTTAATATTGTGTTGAGTCAGTTatgtattcattcatttatttaaaTGCATTAATTCGAAGTCTAACATAGATGTTTAATGTAAATGCCACATGTATTATTTTAATGTGTGTTAATAGTATAATATTATATGCAGCAGACACATATTTCAACTGCACATACATTATTTAAAACTAATTTGAGAGAAGTGTTGCACATTGAAAATCGTATAAACATTATAGGTCAAACATACTATTTGTAAACATATtgggggaaaaagaagaaaaaagaacacagaacaaattaaaaaaaaagacataccgaaagacagacagaaagaaccaaagacagaaagaaagaaaaaacagaacgaaaaaaataaaatagaaaagACTTCAAACATGCGTATTCTGTACTTACCAATAACGAAGATTGTCCCGAGGATCAAAAAAGGAGCGCGTGGAATCATGTTCACAATTAGCACTCCGAAGAATTACGAAATAAATTAGTGTTCCCCACAAATTTCACATAAGCCAAATTCTGCAGGTCTTCTTCGCCAGAAGTCACAAACTATAAACCACCGTCAAAAGTCAACTAATCTTTTGAGCGACCTAACGGTGAGAATTTTAAAATGTCACTTTCTCCAAGTCAAGAATTACAACTACAAGGACTAAAAAATAAAGAGTCCTCTCAGTGAGCATACACTAACAAGTTCTAAGTTGTGCTAGCTCTAATGTTCAGCATTTCTCTTTTATATCTAAGTGTCTTCCTTGAACATCCGTGTTGCTGTCACCAAGGCAATCACAGCCGGTGCACGTTTTCGTCATTGGTGGGGGCGGGGTAGATGCATTGTCACCTACCTGAGTTCCTCCTCCATTAAACATCATGCTATTCTAACTGAatatttctgtccccagaactagtgtctatttgggacatgacgtggttatatgctggggCTTAAGGTCACGAAGGTGGCACAGTTATATACCGTGCATATCATAAATCTACTTCAGGTCGACTTCTGTATAA is part of the Littorina saxatilis isolate snail1 linkage group LG15, US_GU_Lsax_2.0, whole genome shotgun sequence genome and harbors:
- the LOC138949079 gene encoding mucin-2-like is translated as MIPRAPFLILGTIFVIVSQAQAAPTTTIGADAIATTTQRVLITTTVPCTMTPKAEITTTEAPTPTTEAPTPTTEAPTPTTEAQTPTTEASTPITEAPTPTTEAPTPTTEAQTPTTEASTPTPVALTPTTVALTPTTEAMTPTTESLTPTPEAQTPTTEAPTPTTEAPTPTTEALPPTTEALTPITEALTPTPEALTPTTEAPTPTTEAPTPTTEALTPTTEAPTPTTEAPTPTTEAPTPITEAPTPTTEAPTPITEAQTPTTEALPPITEAPTPITEAPTPTTEAPTPTTEALTPTPEALTPTTEAPTPTTEAPTPITEAPTPTTEAPTPITEAPTPTTEAQTPTTEAQTPTTEAQTPTTEAQTPTTEAQTPTTEAPTPTTEAQTPTTEAQTPTTEAQTPTTEAQTPITEALTPTTEAQTPTTEAQTPTTEAQTPTTEAQTPTTEAPTPTTEAPKPTTEAPTPTTEAQTPTTEAQTPTTEAQTPTTEAQTPTTEAQTPTTEAPTPTTEAPTPITEALTPTTEAPTPTTEAPTPTTEAQTTTTAAQTTTTEAPKTITEAQTPTTEAPTPTTEAQTPTTEAQTPTTEAPTPTTEAPTPTTEAPTPTTEALPPTTEALTPITEALPPIPEALTPTTEAPTPTTEAMTPTTEAPTPTTEAPTPTTEAPSPITEAQTPTTEAPTPITEALTPTTEAPTPTTEAQTPTTEAQTPTTEAQTPTTEAPTPTTEAPKPTTEAPTPTTEAPTPTTEAQTPTTEAQTPTTEAQTPTTEAPTPITEALTPTTEAPTPTTEAQTPTTEAQTPTTEAQTPTTEAPTPTTEAPTPTTEAQTPTTEAPTPTTEAPTPTTEAQTPTTEAQTPTTGAQTPTTEAQTPTTEAPTPTTEAPTPITEALTPTTEAPTPTTEAQTPTTEAQTPTTEAQTPTTEAPTPTTEAPKPTTEAPTPTTEAPTPTTEAQTPTTEAQTPTTEAQTPTTEAQTPTTEASTPTTEAPKPTTEAPTPTTEAPTRTTEVLTPTTEALTPTTEAQTPTTEAQTPTTEAPKPTTEAQTPTTEAPTPTTEAQTPTTEAQTPTTEAPTPTTEAPTPTTEALPPTTEALPPTTEALTPITEALTPTPEALTPITEAPTPTTEAPTPTTEAQTPTTEAQTPTTEAPTPTTEAPTPTTEAPTPTTEAPTPTTEAPTPITEALTPTTEAPTPTTEAQTPTTEAQTPTTEAQTPTTEAPTPTTEAQTPTTEAQTPTTEAQTPTTEAQTPTTEAQTPTPEALTTTTEALTPTPEALTPTTEAPTPTTEAQTPTTEAPTPTTEAPTPTTEALPPTTEALPPTTEAPTPTTEALTPTPEALTPTTEAPTPTTEAPTPTTEAPTPTTEALTPTTEAPTPTTEAQPTSTEAETTTAEAQTTTMGQQQPLDNTTSPGLLTRSTTIAALSDTTTMVMTTIKTMADVGSQVTQSVNDVTCNITLASECVSTAYQSLLSSLIYFLFNGDVDFLLYDVCRKYPSHRGCVKESLTACTAQERLLFDTGLSAFDFICTDVGATAVKTVLPCMGNTPVLQDLRGCSAQPNVNNSGLTACSVASNYADCVNQAFQQRCTGGVTAPVQDFLNATLRPLNSLYNCPALSFTMPPSTPSSDIANSIVQSSTLSSVVASTEPPTTTTVTVRETTSTATTTRPTTPSTTTTATTTTPPRPAFIQCYDCNSGNPGGWTNPDCTTSGDITPGIIATTSCKSPCFARVTRYPPGAVYRGCSEGWEYTFPDGFPKTGCHVGRNGETWCFCDADNCNNMDMIPVVNG